GATGGCCTTCCTCTCCTGGGCCGCGAAAGACGGCCTCTTCGGCATCGACACCTCCGGCGGCCTCAACCGCAGCACGGACGGCGGCACCACGTGGAAGAAGGTCTCCACCGTCCCGGGCGGCCGGCCGCAGGCGCTCACCGCCGTCGGCGCCGACCATGTCCTCGCCGCCACCCGGACCGGGGTGTTCGAGTCGAAGGACGGCGGCAGGACGTTCAAGAAGCGCCTGGCCGTTACGTCGAGCGGCGGCCACTGACCCGTAACGGGTGGTCAGGCGGCCATCATGACGAGCATGGCGCACATCGTGCCGCCCATGCCGATGTGGGCCGTCAGCGCCGCGCCCGGTGACGTGCCCGGTGGGCGACGGCGGCTGCGGTTGCCCGCTGCCGCGTGGGCCCGGCGCCTGTCGCCTCCCGGGCGGGCCCTGTCCCAGACGGAGATGGCCAGGGACGCGGCGAACACCACGATCGCGTCGGGCAGGGCGAGGAACCGCCGCGCCCAGCGACCCTTGCCCGCGGCGCGGCCCGCACCCGCTCGTGGGCCGGTGCCACGGAGCCGCGCCCACACGGCGGCGACGATCGAGAGCAGGAAGTACACGGCGAGGGCGAGCAGGACGGCACGCCACACGGAAGTGGCGTCTGACGACGCGGAGTTGTGGGCGGCGTCGGCTGTCATGTCGTGGGCGGTCATCCCCGAGGAGTGGGCCATGCCCTCCATCCCGGCCGTGCCCTCCATCCCGGCCATGCCCGCAGTCCCCGCGGTGTCGGATCCGCGCCCGTGCCCATGATTCATGCCGGCCATCGAGTGCCCGCCCAGAGCGAGGACCGGCGCGGAGTCGGTGCCCGGCATGGCGAGTGTCATGATCACCATGGCGGCACTGCCGATGATGTGGTGCGCCCAGCGGCGGCCGTGTCGCCAGCCGTGCAGCCGAGCGTGGCGTACGGACAGGGCCGCGCCGCCGAGGCCGACGGCCGTGAACGCCGCCACCCACCACAGGCTGTGGTCTCCGAAACTGTGCGCCGTCGCGGGCAGGAACATCGCGGCCATGCCGCCGGCCATGACGAGATCGCCTCCGGCCGCGAACCGGGCCTCTCTGCCGTCGGCGGCGGCCAGCCGGGCCGTGCTCACGACGGCCGCGAGTGCGGAGACCGCCGCCAGCGTCCAGTTCAGGGCCGGACTTCCCATCGCTGCCTCCGCCTCGACCGTCGTCGCCGACGCCCTGTTTTGCGGGCCCGTCGACTTCCGTCGTCCTCTGGCTGTTATCTACGGATGTCCTTAGTACGTAGTGGTGCCAAGAGGTGTTCAGTGGAAGGAGGTTGTTTCCGCCAGGATGGCGTGGCGCACTTCTCGGCGGTGCGCGTCGATCGTCTCGTTCCACCGCGCGAGAAGACCGGTGAGATCCGGGCCGAACACCGGCGGCGGGAATGCCGCGTTGGGTGAAGGTGTCCGGGCTCGCGCTGATCGTGGTCCTTCTCTTCCGGGCCCCGCAGGACACCAACGACAGCACCACCCGCGTCACCGACCCGCGCCGAACACGACGCCCTGGTCTGACACTGTCCCGCGGAGGTCTCGCGTCAGCCCTCCACCTGCCCCCGCACCCGCCGGGACGGTGTGAAGCCGTACAGGTCGAGGATGCCGGGCGGGTCGGCGAGGCCGGGCCCGCCCTGTTCGATCCAGGTCGTGATGTCGGCGGTGGCGTCGGGGTCGTTGACCAGGCCGAGCCACACCGGCCGGCCGCCTGCCGCACGGCCGGCGGGCGAGGGCTGCACGACGACGACGTTGGCGTGCTCGCAGGCGTCCAGGCAGTCGGTGACGCGGACGGTCGCGGTGCCGTCGAGCGCCTGGCGAAGGCCGCGCAGTTGAGCCGCATGGTCGAAGCCGGGGATCTTCGGCGTGCCGCAGCAGCACCCCCGGCAGACGGTGACCGTGCACCGCGCCGCCCCCGCGGACGGAGCGGAAGCGGTAGCGGCGGTACGGCGGGAGCGCTTGCTCACACGGTGTCCTTCCCGGGGCTGGTCCAAGCGGCCTCGCGCGGCAGACGCAGGCCGTTGAGGCCGACGACGGCGGTCGGGTCCTCGTGCCCGGCGACGCCGAGCGACAGAGGCAGCGTACCGATCAGGTCCCAGGCGGCCGGCGGCAGCACTGTCGACGAGCCACCAGCCGGCGGTCGCGTGGCACGAGCGGCCGGGCTTCGCCATCCAGCGGGAACCCCACTTCGAACCGGGGCTTCCCGCGTTCGTGGACTCCCATGGCTGAGGCCGCAGTCGAGAGGACGTGGCGGTCGTACGGCCCCAACCGCCGCTCCACCCGCACCGTTCGCGTGCGCGCATCCGTCGCCCTGGTCGCCCTGACGGTCCTCGCCGTCCTGCTCGTGCCGCCCCTGGTCCAACTCGACCAGCAGGCCGTGAACCTCGCCGCCAAGCTGCGACCGCCCTCCTGGGCCCACCCGTTCGGCACCGACGACGTCGGTCGGGACCTGCTGCTGCGCTGCGTCTACGGCCTGCGGGCCTCCCTGCTCGTCGGCGTGGCGGCGGCGCTGACGGCGACCGTGATCGGGACGGCCGTCGGGGCCACGGCCGGGGCGCTGGGCGGCTGGGCCGACCGGGGCGTGATGCGGTTGGCCGACACGTTCTCCTCCGTGCCGCACCTGCTGCTCGGCATCTTCATCGTCGCCATGTTCCGGCCCGGTATCTGGCCGGTGGTGGCCTCGGTCGCGCTCACCCACTGGCCGTCGACCGCCCGGATCGCTGACGCCGAGGTCCTCTCGCTGCGCTCGCGGCCGTACATCGACGCCGCCGTCGCCGGCGGCGCCTCCCGGGGGCGGGTGGCGATACGGGCGCGCCGCTACGCGCGCGGGTGCCGGAGCCGGGTTTGCGGCGAGGCGTACCTGCCCCTGGGGCCGACGACGCTGCACCTGGCCCAGGGCAGTGTCGACCGGGCGGCCGAACGGGCTCGGCAGCGCAACCCGGATGTGAAGATCACGGTCGACATCGTTCCCGAGGAGGCCGAGGTGGCGCTGCTGCGGGAGGCGCGCCACGCCGCCGCCGTCGTGACCCGGGGCCGGGGACCGATCAGGGGAGCGCTGCTGGGTTCGGTCAGCCGCTCCCTGGCGACGCATGCCACCGGCCCGGTGATCGTGGTCCGGGGCACCTCAGGGAATCGGCAAGGAACCAACGGCCGCATCGTGATCGGAGTGGGGGAGGCGGCGACCGGCACGGCGGCGATCCGGTTCGCGTTCCGCGAGGCCGAAGCGCGGCGCTGCGCGCTGGACGCCGTACGCGTGTGGCGTCGCCCCGCCCACCGTCCCCTGGCGCATCCGCTGTTCACCGGGGTTCCCGGCCACCACGACGAGGATCAGGCAGCGACTCCGCTCGACGACGCCCTGCGCGCCCCGGAGCACGAACACCCGGACGTACCGGTGCACCGCGTCACCGCCGAGGGTCCGGCCCGCCACGTCCGTCCTGCTCACGCACTCGGCCACGGCCGACCTGCTCGTCCTCGGCGCCCCTCGACGCCAGGGGCAGCTCTCGCGGCCCCTCGGCCGTGTGGCGCACGCCGCGCTCCAGCACGCCGACTGCCCGGTCGCGGTGGTGCCGCGACGTGGAAACGGGGCGCCATTGGTGTGATGCCGACGCGACGGCGTTGTCGCTGATGATGATGGCGCGTTGTGCAGGGTGTGGAACGGAGCATCAGCCCCGGCGCCTGCATGTTGCTGCGCGATCGGCTTGTCGAGGTGATCACATGCGTGCGCTCGCACGCCGCGTTGGTGGAATCGGTGGCCTACGCGGGTGACCGTCCGTTCACTGAAGCGGGGGGTGCCGCGGCCGAGAGCGAGCCCCGCAGGGAGGACTGGCGTGGGCGGCGGCCCTGAGAGGTCCGCCCTGTTCGCGGTGACGCGTGCTCGTGCCCGTGTACCTATGGCTATCGCTCCGGGACGGCGAGTTCACGGCCGAGGTAGAAGCTCTCCCGCTCCTCGACGACGTACGGGGCCATGGCCGCGCGCCGCTGCTTCTCCGGCTCGGAGGCCCGCCAGGAGTCGCAGACCTCCTTGGAGTCCCAGAACGACACCCCGGTGATCTCCTGCCCGTCCTCGGACCAGTAGGCGAAGGCGCGGCGCAGGCCCTGCGGGTAGGGGTCGGGACGCCATGAGCTCTCGAAGTCCTCCAGGGCGCCCGGCCGAAGGCGGCGTGTCGTCACCCAGACGAAGTGCTCATCCATCGCGGCCTCCTCCACAACGCCAAGCCGGTTCGACGGCCCTTATGACCACCGTAGGGCCGAGGCACCGCTCGCGCCTGCGCGGCTGTCGCTGCGCTGCCGCCGGCGGCCCGCCGACGTGCATAAAATATTGCCAGGTGTGTCCCAAGAAGACGGCAACGCCCTTTTAAGGGCACTTGGTGCGAAGGCGCAACGCCGTGCCCGGAGGTCGGCGATCTCAGGAGCCGAGGTTGTCCGGAAGGAGGCAAGCCGATGATCACCGAACTGGCTGTCGAGCGCGTGGCATTCACCTGCGGCCACTGCTGGCACAAGTGGAGCGCCGACTACGACGTGCAGTACTACCGCGACGACAATGGGGACGAGTGGGAGTACTTCAACCGCGACGGCCACGGAGTGCCGTCCCCCTACGACCCGCAGGGCGCTCCCGCCTGCCCGATCTGCGGCCGCCGCTGGGTGGGCCGGCTCACCGCGCGTCGGCACGTCCCCGTTCCGCCCGGCCCCGCCAGCACTCCCCGGCACAGGCTCACCGGGCCTCGCGAGCAGCACCGCACCGACCGGCGTGCCGCGCCTCGCCTGGATGCCGACGCGCACGAGCAGCCCTCGCAGGACACCCCCGCCACCTGATCGCGAGGGGAGTCCGGCGTGGCCCGGGGCGGTCTCGGCCGCCACGCGGACATCACTGACCCGGGTCGAGTGTTCACCGGGATGTCCCACACCCCGCTCATCCCGCCCCCGAGCGGGGGGAGGGAGCGCCGGACGCCCAGGCGGCGATGGTGACGGTGGTGCCTGCGCCGGGCCGGCTGTCGAGGCAGAACTCGTTGACCAGCCGTTTGGCTCCGCTCAACCCCAGCCCCAGGCCGCCACCGGTGGTGAAGCCGTCCGTCATGGCCTGCTGGAGGTCACGGATGCCGGGGCCGGTGTCCAGGAAGGTCAGGCGCAGCCCGCGGTTCGGCCCTGCGGCCAGGGCAGTGATCTCGAGGCGGCCACCGCCGCCGTGCACGAGGGTGTTGCGGGCCAGTTCGCTGGCCGCGGTGACCAGCTTCGTCTGCTGCACCAGGCCGAACCCGAGCTCCGCCGCGGTCTGCCGCACCCGCTGTCTGACCCAGGCGAGGTCAGCGTCCGAGCCGATCGGCAGGCTGATCGTGGCGGTGTCGGGAGAGGCCTGCGTCATGTGCCCTCCTGGGCCGGGCTGCGTGGGGAGGCGAGCAGGTCCATCGCGCGTTCGGTGTTCAGGACGGTGTGCAGACCGGGCAGCGTGAGCCCCAGCTCCGCGAGCGTGATCGCCACGGCCGGCCGCATCCCGGCCACCACCGTTCGTGCGGCCAGCAGTCGGGCAGCGGAGGCGATCTCGGCCAGGACGCGCCCCAGGAACGAGTCGATGATCTCCACGCCGGAGATGTCGATCACCACACCGGAGGTGTTTCCCTGTGCGATGCGGTGGGTGATGTCCTGTTGCAGCTGCTCAGCGATGCCGTCGTGCAACTCGCCCGGCAGCGTGACCAGAAGAACGTCTCCCAGCGCCAGGACCGGCACGGGTGTCAGGTCGCCGAAGGGCCGGCTGTTCATGCCCTGCTCGCACCGGCAGGAGCATGCGGGCTCACTTCGATGCCCTGCCGTTCCAGTGCGTGGGCGAGGGCGTCGGCCAGTCCGGCACGGGTGAGCACCGTTCCCAGGTCGATGCCGAGGTGGACGATGGTCTGGGCGATGGCGGGGCGGATGCCGGAGACGATGCACTCGGCGCCCATCAGCCGGGCCGCGGCGACGGTCTTCATCAGGTGCTGGGCGACCAGGGTGTCGACGGTGGGCACGCCGGTGATGTCGAGGATGGCATACCGGGCCTGCTCGCTGACCACCGCGTTCAGCAGGTTCTCCATGACCACCTGGCTGCGGGCGCTGTCCAGGGTGCCGATCAAGGGGACGGCGATGACGCCCTGCCACAGTGTGATCACCGGGGTGGCCACCTCCAGCAGCTGCCGGCGCTGCCGGGCGATCAGCTCCTCGCGGGCGCTCAGCGCCGTCTCCACCACCACGAGGCGAAGCGTGCCCATCAGCAGGGCCAGCGACAGCACACAGTCCTTGGCGTCGGGAGCGGCCGGATCCGGGAACTCGCCACGCAACACTTCGGTGACCGACCCGCGCAGGCCGGCGATCTCGTCGGCGATCTGTGCGGACGCGAACCCACTGCGGGCCCGAGAGGCGACCATACGTCCCAACTGGTCGCGCACCGCCCGGAATCCAGGCGCCTCGATGTCCTCCAGCCGGCCGGTGGCGGCCACCGCGGACAACGCGTCCACCACGGCCTTGGACGCCTCCACGGCCTCGTCCCGGGAGACGGTGAACACCATGCGGAACAGGGGCTCGTCCGCCCAGCGCTGGGCGATCCGCTCCCGCCGGCGTTCCAGGAAGGACCCCACCAGCCGTGCTGCCGCCGAGTCGGCAGCCGCGTGCTGTTCCACCGGAACTTCTCCTTCTGCTTCCCTGTGCACGTACGACACGGCTCACTTTGTTGCCCTACGGCTATAGTTGTCAAACAGCAACTTTTCTTCCGGGATCCGTCTCGTTTACCTGCCGACGCCCTGTTTGGATCTTCCGTGCCCGGGTAGCGGCCCTGCACGGCGGCCTGCTCCTGGAGCGGGCCACGACCATCAGGGAGGGGCTGTGAGCGTGACGACTCAGGTCGACGCGGCGGCGGACACGGATACCGGCCTGCCGCAGATCACCAACCCGCAGCAGATGGCTCCCAAGGACGCTCGGCACCTGACCAAGCTGTTCCT
This region of Streptomyces caelestis genomic DNA includes:
- a CDS encoding DUF5134 domain-containing protein, coding for MGSPALNWTLAAVSALAAVVSTARLAAADGREARFAAGGDLVMAGGMAAMFLPATAHSFGDHSLWWVAAFTAVGLGGAALSVRHARLHGWRHGRRWAHHIIGSAAMVIMTLAMPGTDSAPVLALGGHSMAGMNHGHGRGSDTAGTAGMAGMEGTAGMEGMAHSSGMTAHDMTADAAHNSASSDATSVWRAVLLALAVYFLLSIVAAVWARLRGTGPRAGAGRAAGKGRWARRFLALPDAIVVFAASLAISVWDRARPGGDRRRAHAAAGNRSRRRPPGTSPGAALTAHIGMGGTMCAMLVMMAA
- a CDS encoding (2Fe-2S) ferredoxin domain-containing protein: MSKRSRRTAATASAPSAGAARCTVTVCRGCCCGTPKIPGFDHAAQLRGLRQALDGTATVRVTDCLDACEHANVVVVQPSPAGRAAGGRPVWLGLVNDPDATADITTWIEQGGPGLADPPGILDLYGFTPSRRVRGQVEG
- a CDS encoding universal stress protein, with product MAIRARRYARGCRSRVCGEAYLPLGPTTLHLAQGSVDRAAERARQRNPDVKITVDIVPEEAEVALLREARHAAAVVTRGRGPIRGALLGSVSRSLATHATGPVIVVRGTSGNRQGTNGRIVIGVGEAATGTAAIRFAFREAEARRCALDAVRVWRRPAHRPLAHPLFTGVPGHHDEDQAATPLDDALRAPEHEHPDVPVHRVTAEGPARHVRPAHALGHGRPARPRRPSTPGAALAAPRPCGARRAPARRLPGRGGAATWKRGAIGVMPTRRRCR
- a CDS encoding ATP-binding protein, which codes for MTQASPDTATISLPIGSDADLAWVRQRVRQTAAELGFGLVQQTKLVTAASELARNTLVHGGGGRLEITALAAGPNRGLRLTFLDTGPGIRDLQQAMTDGFTTGGGLGLGLSGAKRLVNEFCLDSRPGAGTTVTIAAWASGAPSPRSGAG
- a CDS encoding STAS domain-containing protein; amino-acid sequence: MNSRPFGDLTPVPVLALGDVLLVTLPGELHDGIAEQLQQDITHRIAQGNTSGVVIDISGVEIIDSFLGRVLAEIASAARLLAARTVVAGMRPAVAITLAELGLTLPGLHTVLNTERAMDLLASPRSPAQEGT
- a CDS encoding STAS domain-containing protein, which produces MEQHAAADSAAARLVGSFLERRRERIAQRWADEPLFRMVFTVSRDEAVEASKAVVDALSAVAATGRLEDIEAPGFRAVRDQLGRMVASRARSGFASAQIADEIAGLRGSVTEVLRGEFPDPAAPDAKDCVLSLALLMGTLRLVVVETALSAREELIARQRRQLLEVATPVITLWQGVIAVPLIGTLDSARSQVVMENLLNAVVSEQARYAILDITGVPTVDTLVAQHLMKTVAAARLMGAECIVSGIRPAIAQTIVHLGIDLGTVLTRAGLADALAHALERQGIEVSPHAPAGASRA